In a genomic window of Aquila chrysaetos chrysaetos chromosome Z, bAquChr1.4, whole genome shotgun sequence:
- the ERCC8 gene encoding DNA excision repair protein ERCC-8 isoform X7, translating into MLSGGSDGVIVLYDLENLSRKPSYTCKALCSVGRSHPDVHRFSVETVQWYPHDTGMFTSSSFDKTLKIWDTNTLQPADVFHFEGTVYSHHMSPVATKHCLIAVGTKSPKVQLCDLKSGSCSHILQGHRQEVLAVSWSPRHEYVLATASADNRVKLWDVRRASGCLRTLDQHNEEKSKATSEAAGTAHNGRVNGLCYTNDGLHLLTIGTDDRMRLWNSSTGENTLVNYGKVCNESRKGLKFTVSCGCSPEFAFVPYGSTIAVYTVFTGELITMLRGHYSTVDCCVFQPNFQELYSGSKDCNILAWIPALREPVPDDVSEKSLPQQHLNPAYEDAWSSSDDEG; encoded by the exons ATGTTATCTGGTGGATCAGATGGTGTTATTGTGCTTTATGACCTTGAAAACTTGAGCAGAAAACCAAGTTACACATGTAAAGCACTTTGTTCTGTGGGAAG GAGCCATCCTGATGTACATAGATTCAGTGTGGAGACAGTCCAGTGGTACCCTCATGACACTGGCATGTTCACATCCAGCTCATTTGACAAAACCTTGAAAATATGGGATACAAATACTTTGCAA CCTGCAGATGTATTTCACTTTGAGGGAACAGTTTATAGCCATCACATGTCTCCAGTTGCTACAAAGCATTGTTTAATAGCAG TTGGTACCAAAAGCCCCAAAGTACAGCTCTGTGACTTGAAGTCTGGATCCTGTTCTCACATTCTGCAGG GTCACAGGCAAGAAGTATTGGCAGTGTCTTGGTCCCCACGTCATGAGTATGTTTTGGCAACAGCAAG tGCTGACAATAGAGTAAAATTATGGGATGTGAGGAGAGCATCTGGATGTCTGCGTACACTTGATCAGCACAATGAAGAAAAGTCCAAAGCAACTTCTGAGGCAG CAGGCACTGCTCACAATGGGAGAGTTAATGGTTTATGCTATACAAATGATGGACTTCATCTGTTGACCATTGGTACAGATGATCGCATGCGACTCTGGAACAGCTCCACTGGAGAAAACACGTTA GTGAATTATGGGAAAGTCTGTAATGAAAGTAGAAAAGGACTCAAATTCACCGTCTCTTGTGGCTGTAGTCCAGAGTTTGCCTTTGTTCCGTATGGTAGTACCATTGCTGTTTATACAGTTTTCACAGGAGAACTGATAACGATGCTTAGAGGGCATTACAGTACTGTCGACTGCTGTGTATTTCAACCTAATTTTCAG GAACTTTATAGTGGTAGCAAAGATTGCAATATCCTTGCGTGGATACCAGCTCTTCGAGAGCCAGTTCCTGATGACGTTTCTGAAAAG tctCTGCCTCAACAGCATTTAAATCCAGCATATGAAGACGCATGGAGCAGCAGTGATGATGAAGGCTGA
- the ERCC8 gene encoding DNA excision repair protein ERCC-8 isoform X6, with protein MLGFISARQAGLDDPGRLRRAEATRRSHPDVHRFSVETVQWYPHDTGMFTSSSFDKTLKIWDTNTLQPADVFHFEGTVYSHHMSPVATKHCLIAVGTKSPKVQLCDLKSGSCSHILQGHRQEVLAVSWSPRHEYVLATASADNRVKLWDVRRASGCLRTLDQHNEEKSKATSEAAGTAHNGRVNGLCYTNDGLHLLTIGTDDRMRLWNSSTGENTLVNYGKVCNESRKGLKFTVSCGCSPEFAFVPYGSTIAVYTVFTGELITMLRGHYSTVDCCVFQPNFQELYSGSKDCNILAWIPALREPVPDDVSEKSLPQQHLNPAYEDAWSSSDDEG; from the exons GAGCCATCCTGATGTACATAGATTCAGTGTGGAGACAGTCCAGTGGTACCCTCATGACACTGGCATGTTCACATCCAGCTCATTTGACAAAACCTTGAAAATATGGGATACAAATACTTTGCAA CCTGCAGATGTATTTCACTTTGAGGGAACAGTTTATAGCCATCACATGTCTCCAGTTGCTACAAAGCATTGTTTAATAGCAG TTGGTACCAAAAGCCCCAAAGTACAGCTCTGTGACTTGAAGTCTGGATCCTGTTCTCACATTCTGCAGG GTCACAGGCAAGAAGTATTGGCAGTGTCTTGGTCCCCACGTCATGAGTATGTTTTGGCAACAGCAAG tGCTGACAATAGAGTAAAATTATGGGATGTGAGGAGAGCATCTGGATGTCTGCGTACACTTGATCAGCACAATGAAGAAAAGTCCAAAGCAACTTCTGAGGCAG CAGGCACTGCTCACAATGGGAGAGTTAATGGTTTATGCTATACAAATGATGGACTTCATCTGTTGACCATTGGTACAGATGATCGCATGCGACTCTGGAACAGCTCCACTGGAGAAAACACGTTA GTGAATTATGGGAAAGTCTGTAATGAAAGTAGAAAAGGACTCAAATTCACCGTCTCTTGTGGCTGTAGTCCAGAGTTTGCCTTTGTTCCGTATGGTAGTACCATTGCTGTTTATACAGTTTTCACAGGAGAACTGATAACGATGCTTAGAGGGCATTACAGTACTGTCGACTGCTGTGTATTTCAACCTAATTTTCAG GAACTTTATAGTGGTAGCAAAGATTGCAATATCCTTGCGTGGATACCAGCTCTTCGAGAGCCAGTTCCTGATGACGTTTCTGAAAAG tctCTGCCTCAACAGCATTTAAATCCAGCATATGAAGACGCATGGAGCAGCAGTGATGATGAAGGCTGA